One Strigops habroptila isolate Jane chromosome 19, bStrHab1.2.pri, whole genome shotgun sequence genomic window carries:
- the ARHGAP23 gene encoding rho GTPase-activating protein 23 isoform X1: protein MQRSSGAPHAFPTGSGAFGAAVVGLGREQQQVGLCRRHRGGSRQRGQPWPHPLLRWAAGDARSEGSPGHPDSQQDFSPSLVWDEHPTPGRRDGASPNANVPPEGSFPWVGPKTVLLRKSSQGGFGFTLRHFIVYPPESAVHCSTKEEENGNRAGPPRSRLEPMDTIFVKSVREDGPAHQAGLRTGDRLVKVNGESIIGKTYSQVIALIQNSDDVLELSIMPKDEDILQLAYSQDAYLKGNEPYSGGAQSIPEPPPICYPRKTYTFQARGAEPPPGQPPDTRPHRAIAASPLSSPAHRPDEPQPGGLPPRPTAPHGHHPGSFSRTGCPSASDRYGIPPATPSSFPKHLPEHRTHCGFKEGVGGLSGAGRSRRDAASSSQRVPGRQECQQALSRWFSSQEPRRSASEERRRAMPPRSRSVSQDRLGGSARAPRGWPHSASHDTLLQPSREGWAPRARSDHALGRYGRSMEALEPSALLAHHLERERLCRVTTTVGQHISRGSFTPSSSSSSSSREPAPVQKHPSQPNLQSADDSGYIGYRSYSPSFQRRTGLLHALSFRDPAFGGLPTFSIPQRSAAPLLKSVVPTVPPPAGPPPVPTAARESSRVPEQPEERRDEVVLRQKPPSGRKVPVPLRQMNFVFPEGVKEMDICDPPSASSKGERPAAERQGRRVAPLAAPEDSLASIPFIDEPTSPSIDLKAKHIPASSVVSSAMNSAPAIATSPSSPTFAFALSRHYSQDCSSIKAGRRSSYLLAITTERSKSCDDGLNTFRDEGKILRRMPSRVPSLRMLRSFFTDGSLDSLGTSEDARSKRHSTSDLSDVPFSAVRKEGWLHCKQILTKKGKKVGGGIRQWKRVFAVLRTHSLYLCKDRREAVTCAPAPGEEEPPISIQACLVDISYSETKRKHVFRLTTADFCEYLFQAEDREDMLAWIKVIRENSKAEGEDPGFASQALINKKLNDYRKVSPAGTKPDSSPKGPRGLGIRAEFLKQTGTSAPRSPRQDAAVTKDDSSSQKAPWGINIMKKNKKSAPRAFGVRLEDCQPAPDNKNVPLIVEACCKVVEDRGLEYMGIYRVPGNNAVVSSLQEQLNKGATEINLQDERWQDLNVISSLLKSFFRKLPEPLFTDDKYNDFIEANRIEDASERMRTLRKLIRDLPGHYYETLKFLVGHLKTIADHSEKNKMEPRNLALVFGPTLVRTSEDNMTDMVTHMPDRYKIVETLIQHSDWFFSDKEDKGEKTPVDEKEAQSVPNIEYLLPNIGRTAAPGDAAGSTRSGSAKPKGTWPSRKAPPHRELLAIPFVSAAARKRKKRREAEGVGSSTDDDAERRDAPGREQEDEGTAAILPGHGKAPRGTRTEPAAPSPARMERESSLEPGDAVSEPAPDARSIVSGYSTLSTMDRSLCSEVQSVAGSRGEEADDERSELSHMETDTESREGAQRRLGQADGGTGDEDKGLLCRPSFNSHRLIQCDTLARRKLGRPRLAGDTAVTTKEEQGWGPSLREQLRQRLRGSADDMGVLLRRAHSPETRRKKSSWRRHTVVVPGGIKDLNCNEWKDPRGMEVAPGPCHDKDSGLSSLESTKARPLAQPGIASEAAGTKSPPGSPGPPVPLRFPQCL from the exons CCAACACCAGGCCGAAGAGATGGGGCATCCCCAAATGCCAACGTACCCCCCGAGGGGTCCTTCCCCTGGGTGGGCCCCAAGACGGTGCTGCTGCGGAAGAGCTCGCAGGGGGGGTTCGGCTTCACCCTCCGCCACTTCATCGTCTACCCCCCGGAGTCGGCGGTGCACTGCAGCACCAAG gaggaggagaacgGGAACCGAGCAG GTCCCCCCCGGAGCCGCCTGGAGCCCATGGACACCATCTTTGTGAAGAGCGTGCGGGAGGACGGGCCAGCGCACCAGGCTGGGCTGCGCACCG GGGACCGGCTGGTCAAGGTGAATGGGGAGAGCATCATCGGGAAAACCTACTCACAGGTCATCGCGCTGATCCAGAACAG tgaTGATGTGCTGGAGCTCTCCATCATGCCCAAGGATGAGGACATCCTCCAGCTG GCGTATTCACAGGATGCCTACCTGAAGGGCAATGAGCCATACTCCGGCGGGGCGCAGAGCATCCCTGAGCCCCCTCCTATCTGCTACCCACGCAAGACATACACCTTCCAGGCTCGGGGTGCCGAGCCCCCCCCGGGACAGCCACCGGACACCCGTCCCCACCGCGCCATAGCCGCGTCCCCGCTCAGCAGCCCTGCTCATCGCCCCGACGAGCCCCAACCCGGGGGGCTCCCCCCGCGCCCCACCGCACCCCACGGGCACCACCCCGGCTCCTTCTCCCGCACCGGCTGCCCCAGCGCATCCGACCGCTACGGGATCCCCCCCGCCACCCCTTCGAGCTTCCCCAAGCACCTCCCGGAGCACCGGACTCACTGCGGCTTCAAGGAGGGTGTCGGGGGGCTGTCGGGGGCCGGTCGGTCCCGCCGGGATGCAGCGAGCAGCAGCCAGCGGGTGCCGGGGCGCCAGGAATGCCAGCAGGCTCTATCGCGCTGGTTTAGCAGCCAGGAGCCGCGGCGCAGTGCCTCGGAGGAGCGCCGGCGTGCCATGCCCCCCCGCTCCCGCAGCGTGTCCCAGGACCGGCTGGGGGGCTCGGCGAGGGCCCCCCGGGGTTGGCCTCACAGCGCCTCGCATGACACCCTACTGCAGCCCAGCCGGGAGGGCTGGGCCCCCCGCGCCCGCTCCGACCATGCCCTGGGTAGATACGGGCGCTCCATGGAGGCTCTGGAGCCCAGCGCGCTGCTCGCCCATCACCTTGAGCGGGAGAGGCTCTGCCGGGTCACCACCACCGTCGGGCAGCACATCTCGCGTGGTTCCTTCacgccttcctcctcctcctcctcttcctcgcGGGAGCCGGCGCCCGTGCAGAAGCATCCATCACAGCCCAACCTGCAGAGCGCGGATGATTCGGGCTACATCGGCTACCGGAGCTACAGCCCGTCCTTCCAGCGCCGCACCGGGCTGCTGCACGCCCTCTCCTTCCGTGACCCGGCGTTTGGTGGGCTGCCCACCTTCAGCATCCCGCAGCGCTCGGCCGCCCCGCTCCTGAAGAGCGTGGTCCCCACTGTCCCACCGCCCGCTGGACCCCCACCGGTCCCCACCGCGGCCAGGGAGAGCAGCCGGGTGCCCGAGCAGCCGGAGGAGCGGAGGGATGAGGTGGTGTTGAGGCAGAAGCCACCCTCGGGCCGCAAGGTACCGGTTCCCCTGCGGCAGATGAACTTTGTCTTCCCCGAGGGGGTGAAGGAGATGGACATTTGTGACCCACCATCAGCCAGTAGCAAAGGGGAGAGGCCGGCAGCCGAGCGGCAGGGCCGGCGTGTGGCTCCATTGGCCGCCCCCGAGGACTCGCTGGCATCCATCCCCTTCATCG ATGaacccaccagccccagcatTGACCTGAAGGCCAAGCACATTCCTGCCTCCTCGGTGGTCTCCAGTGCCATGAACTCAGCGCCCGCCATCGCCACCAGCCCCTCCTCACCCACCTTCGCCTTTGCCCTGAGCCGGCATTACTCCCAGGACTGCA GCAGCATCAAGGCTGGCCGCCGGTCATCCTACCTGCTGGCCATCACCACCGAGCGCTCCAAGTCCTGCGATGATGGTCTGAACACATTTCGGGATGAGGGGAAGATCCTAAG GAGGATGCCCAGCCGGGTCCCCAGCCTCCGCATGCTGAGGAGCTTCTTCACCGATGGG TCTCTGGACAGCCTTGGCACGTCGGAAGACGCCCGTTCCAAAAGACACTCAACCTCCGACCTCTCGGACGTCCCGTTCAGCGCCGTGAGGAAGGAGGGCTGGCTCCACTGCAAGCAGATCCTCACCAAAAAGGGGAAG AAGGTCGGTGGAGGCATCCGGCAGTGGAAGCGCGTCTTCGCCGTGCTGCGCACCCACTCGCTGTACCTGTGCAAGGACAGGCGGGAGGCGGTGACCTGCGCCCCGGCCCCAGGTGAGGAGGAGCCGCCGATCAGCATCCAAGCGTGCCTGGTGGACATCTCCTACAGCGAGACCAAGAGGAAGCACGTCTTCCGCCTGACGACCGCTGACTTCTGTGAATATCTCTTTCAGGCAGAGGATCGGGAAGACATGCTGGCCTGGATCAAAGTCATCAGGGAGAACAGCAAGGCTGAGGGCGAG GACCCCGGTTTTGCCAGCCAAGCACTAATCAACAAGAAGTTAAACGACTACCGGAAAGTGAG ccctgcgGGCACCAAGCCCGATTCCTCACCCAAGGGCCCTCGTGGGCTGGGGATCCGAGCCGAGTTCCTGAAGCAGACGGGAACCAGCGCACCCCGGTCCCCCAGGCAGGATGCGGCCGTCACGAAAG ATGATAGCAGCTCCCAAAAAGCTCCGTGGGGCATCAATATCatgaagaagaacaagaaatctGCCCCCAGGGCCTTTGGCGTGAGGCTGGAGGACTGCCAGCCTGCCCCGGACAACAAG AATGTCCCCCTGATCGTCGAAGCTTGCTGCAAGGTGGTGGAGGACCGAGGGCTGGAGTACATGGGCATCTACCGCGTGCCCGGCAACAACGCGGTGGTGTccagcctgcaggagcagctcaaCAAGGGAGCCACCGAGATCAACCTGCAGGACGAG CGGTGGCAGGACCTGAACGTCATCAGCAGCCTCTTGAAATCCTTCTTCCGAAAGCTGCCGGAGCCCCTCTTCACTGACG ATAAGTACAATGACTTTATCGAGGCCAACCGGATAGAGGATGCCAGCGAGAGGATGAGGACGCTGAGGAAGCTG ATCCGGGACCTGCCAGGTCACTATTACGAGACACTCAAGTTCCTGGTGGGTCACCTGAAGACCATCGCTGACCACTCGGAGAAGAACAAG ATGGAACCCCGAAACCTGGCGCTGGTGTTCGGCCCCACACTGGTGCGGACATCTGAGGACAACATGACCGACATGGTGACACACATGCCCGACCGCTACAAAATCGTGGAGACCCTCATCCAGCAC TCGGACTGGTTCTTCAGTGACAAGGAGGACAAGGGCGAGAAG ACCCCCGTGGATGAGAAGGAGGCTCAGTCCGTGCCCAACATCGAGTACCTGCTCCCCAACATCGGCAGGACCGCGGCGCCCGGCGATGCCGCAG GCTCGACCCGCAGCGGCTCCGCCAAACCGAAG GGCACGTGGCCGTCGCGAAAGGCGCCGCCGCACCGGGAGCTCCTCGCCATCCCCTTCGTCTCGGCCGCCGCACgcaagaggaagaagaggagagaggcCGAGGGCGTCGGGAGCAGCACCGACGACGACGCGGAGCGCAGGGATGCACCAGGCCGGGAGCAGGAGGACGAGGGGACCGCGGCCATCCTGCCGGGACATGGCAAAGCCCCCCGCGGCACCCGCACCGAGCCGGCAGCCCCCAGCCCGGCCAGGATGGAGCGGGAGAGCTCCCTGGAGCCTGGGGATGCCGTGTCCGAGCCAGCTCCCGATGCTCGCTCCATCGTGTCGGGCTACTCCACCTTGTCCACCATGGACCGCAGCCTGTGCTCCGAGGTGCAGTCGGTGGCCGGGAGCCGAGGGGAGGAAGCGGATGATGAGCGCAGCGAGCTCAGCCACATGGAGACGGACACGGAGAGCCGGGAGGGTGCCCAGCGCCGGCTGGGGCAGGCGGATGGTGGCACCGGGGATGAGGACAAGGGGCTCCTGTGCCGCCCTTCCTTCAATTCCCACCGCCTGATCCAGTGCGACACGCTGGCCCGCAGGAAGCTGGGGCGGCCCCGGCTGGCCGGTGACACCGCGGTGACCACCaaggaggagcagggctggggtccCTCATTGCGGGAGCAGCTCCGGCAGCGCCTGCGGGGCTCTGCCGATGACATGGGGGTCCTGCTGCGCCGAGCCCACTCCCCAGAGACCCGCCGCAAGAAGAGCAGCTGGCGCCGGCACACCGTGGTGGTGCCCGGCGGCATCAAGGACCTCAACTGCAACGAGTGGAAGGATCCACGCGGGATGGAGGTGGCCCCAGGACCCTGCCATGACAAGGACTCGGGGCTCAGCAGCCTGGAGTCCACCAAAGCCCGgcccctggcacagcctggcaTTGCCAGTGAGGCAGCGGGTACCAAGAGCCCccccggcagccccggccccccgGTCCCCCTGCGCTTCCCACAGTGTCTGTGA